One segment of Deltaproteobacteria bacterium HGW-Deltaproteobacteria-4 DNA contains the following:
- a CDS encoding helicase, which produces MPDTTATTPPLTASLTPAVAASLATAIREAGGNEVFFLGRTSAELIVNTVEVLARGSKEAVPAILSGCRYGDVVIHNHPSGRLHPSKADLNIAGQLGILGVGFFIIDNPVSRIYRVVEPFAPRNEVALEMAAIAGILGPGGAVANALPDFEERPEQLRMAFHVAEAFNHGKLAVIEAGTGTGKSLAYLVPALLWAKQNEERVVVSTNTINLQEQLIRKDLPFLQRASGLDFRAVLVKGRNNYLCLRRAETAKTEPGLFDSEEVAHLGALLEWAKATKDGGKDELTFLPPDEVWEEICCEADQCGRVSCPHYSRCFFHKARRQAAQADLLVVNHALLLADLALRQETDNYGAVAVLPPFARVILDEAHHLEDVATRYFSTQVTRFAFARVLGRLRHPRKAEKGLIPRFLDTIARELPDSSDVLYRDLYARCEALLVSRQGLAEKATSELERIGELLAAALGKKIEEREEIRQRVIPSFSDSLAWSETRDAVQQLAQQSGQLVKELRELLKACKEIPDEVAPKISSVLTDLLGIEARITGVTSDLYAFIADQEGSCIWFEIGMGRIGRGKGIVTRLCTAPLDVAAGLKAALFDRFKTVVMTSATLTVATSFSYFAQRTGLALVEPRRCAELELDSPFDYARQTLVAVPADLPEPGNTLYADQLRDLCERAIVAADGRTLVLFTSYTLLRRIHGELAPTLEARGYRCLRQGEDTRHRLLRAFIHDPTSVLFATDSFWEGVDVPGRALEQVIITRLPFKVPTEPVLEARAEAIAAAGKDPFMNYTVPQAVIRFKQGFGRLIRHREDRGVVLILDSRLVRKGYGRIFMRSLPVQTQVLAQGEIPAAIRDFFATEKK; this is translated from the coding sequence ATGCCCGACACCACAGCAACGACTCCGCCCCTGACCGCCTCCCTAACCCCCGCCGTCGCGGCTTCCCTCGCCACAGCGATCCGTGAAGCCGGCGGCAATGAGGTCTTTTTTCTCGGCCGCACCTCGGCGGAACTGATCGTCAATACTGTCGAAGTGTTGGCACGCGGCTCAAAAGAAGCGGTGCCGGCAATCCTCTCGGGCTGCCGTTATGGCGACGTCGTCATTCATAATCATCCCTCCGGCCGGCTGCACCCCTCCAAAGCTGATCTCAATATTGCCGGCCAGCTCGGCATCCTCGGCGTCGGCTTCTTTATCATCGACAATCCCGTCAGCCGCATCTACCGCGTAGTCGAACCTTTTGCCCCCCGCAACGAAGTGGCCCTGGAGATGGCGGCAATTGCCGGGATTCTCGGCCCCGGCGGTGCGGTAGCGAATGCCCTCCCCGACTTTGAAGAGCGCCCCGAACAGCTGCGCATGGCCTTTCATGTCGCCGAAGCCTTCAACCACGGCAAACTGGCGGTGATCGAAGCTGGTACCGGCACCGGCAAGAGTCTCGCCTACCTCGTCCCCGCTCTCCTCTGGGCGAAACAGAACGAAGAGCGGGTCGTGGTCTCGACCAACACCATCAACCTGCAGGAGCAGCTGATCCGTAAGGATCTCCCCTTCCTCCAGCGCGCCAGCGGCCTCGACTTCCGTGCCGTCCTCGTCAAGGGGCGCAACAACTACCTCTGCCTGCGCCGCGCCGAGACCGCCAAAACCGAGCCGGGGCTCTTCGACAGCGAAGAAGTCGCCCATCTCGGCGCCTTGCTGGAGTGGGCAAAAGCGACCAAAGACGGCGGCAAGGATGAACTCACCTTTCTGCCGCCGGATGAGGTTTGGGAAGAAATCTGCTGTGAAGCTGACCAGTGCGGCCGCGTCAGCTGCCCCCACTATTCGCGCTGTTTCTTTCACAAAGCCCGGCGCCAGGCCGCGCAAGCCGACCTCCTCGTCGTTAATCACGCCCTCCTTTTGGCCGATCTCGCTCTGCGCCAGGAGACTGACAACTACGGTGCGGTTGCCGTCCTCCCCCCCTTTGCCCGCGTTATCCTCGACGAAGCGCATCACCTCGAAGATGTGGCGACCCGCTACTTCTCCACCCAGGTCACCCGCTTTGCCTTTGCCCGCGTCCTGGGCCGCCTGCGCCATCCCCGTAAAGCCGAAAAGGGGCTGATCCCCCGCTTTCTCGACACCATCGCCCGCGAACTCCCCGACAGCAGCGACGTTCTATACCGCGACCTCTACGCGCGCTGCGAAGCGTTGCTGGTCAGTCGCCAGGGGTTGGCGGAGAAAGCGACCAGCGAACTGGAGCGGATCGGCGAACTTCTCGCCGCGGCACTGGGGAAGAAGATCGAAGAACGGGAGGAGATCCGCCAGCGCGTTATCCCCTCGTTCAGCGACTCGCTCGCCTGGAGTGAGACGAGAGATGCGGTGCAACAACTGGCGCAACAGAGCGGTCAGCTGGTCAAGGAGTTACGCGAACTCCTCAAGGCCTGTAAGGAGATTCCCGACGAGGTGGCACCGAAGATTTCCTCGGTCCTTACCGATCTTCTCGGCATCGAAGCGCGTATCACCGGCGTCACCTCCGACCTTTATGCTTTTATCGCCGATCAGGAGGGGAGCTGCATCTGGTTCGAGATCGGCATGGGACGCATCGGCCGCGGCAAGGGGATCGTCACCCGCCTCTGTACTGCCCCCCTCGATGTCGCCGCCGGACTCAAAGCCGCCCTCTTTGATCGTTTCAAGACGGTGGTGATGACCAGCGCCACCCTCACCGTCGCCACCTCCTTTTCCTACTTCGCTCAGCGTACCGGCCTAGCCCTCGTCGAACCGCGCCGCTGCGCTGAGCTTGAACTCGATTCCCCCTTTGACTACGCCCGCCAGACCCTGGTCGCCGTCCCCGCCGACCTCCCTGAGCCGGGGAACACCCTTTACGCCGACCAGCTGCGCGATCTCTGCGAGCGGGCGATCGTCGCCGCTGACGGCCGCACCCTGGTCCTCTTCACCTCCTACACCTTATTGCGGCGCATCCACGGCGAACTCGCCCCGACCTTAGAGGCGCGCGGCTACCGCTGCCTGCGCCAGGGGGAGGACACCCGTCACCGGCTGCTGCGCGCCTTTATCCACGATCCGACCAGCGTCCTCTTTGCCACCGACTCTTTCTGGGAAGGGGTTGATGTGCCGGGGCGTGCCCTCGAACAGGTGATCATCACCCGCCTCCCCTTCAAGGTGCCGACCGAACCGGTCCTCGAAGCAAGAGCCGAGGCGATTGCCGCGGCGGGGAAGGACCCTTTCATGAACTACACGGTGCCGCAGGCGGTGATCAGATTTAAACAGGGATTCGGGCGGCTGATTCGCCACCGGGAAGATCGGGGGGTGGTGCTGATTCTCGACAGCCGGCTGGTACGCAAAGGCTACGGCCGCATCTTCATGCGCTCACTGCCGGTGCAGACGCAAGTGCTGGCACAGGGAGAGATCCCCGCCGCAATCCGGGACTTCTTTGCGACGGAGAAAAAATAG
- a CDS encoding DUF4212 domain-containing protein yields the protein MPVSSPEFDRPPSQQDYRVNFFRPQAGFMRREVIYIWIALIAWALLTFGFQFLIYSGQTDASGSGPLTSRTIFSFPFEYWFTGQFLIIWFILICFLFNLMVDRLTERYRQRRQQ from the coding sequence ATGCCCGTGAGCAGTCCCGAATTCGACCGTCCCCCCAGTCAGCAGGATTACCGGGTCAACTTCTTTCGTCCGCAGGCCGGCTTTATGCGCCGCGAGGTCATCTATATCTGGATTGCCCTGATTGCCTGGGCGCTGTTAACCTTCGGCTTTCAATTTCTGATCTATTCCGGCCAGACCGACGCCAGCGGCAGTGGCCCCTTGACCAGTCGCACCATCTTCTCTTTTCCCTTCGAATACTGGTTTACCGGGCAGTTTCTCATCATCTGGTTTATCCTGATCTGCTTCCTCTTTAATCTCATGGTCGACCGCCTCACTGAGCGCTACCGGCAACGGAGGCAGCAGTGA
- a CDS encoding cation acetate symporter → MENEFKLVPLLILTLFLVVSFIIGVASRTRKGEYYPVSAHAVGRIGIGAAIASNWMSAASFLGIAGIFYLKGYFALAYVIGWTGGYVLLLVLLAGQIRRFGKYSAPEFVEARYDSPVARFISAVITIIISLIYCVAQYKGIGLIFAWIFGIDYTGALLLGVGVIFAYLAISGSLGATRNQQLHYAVLLLTFLVPLMALSAKLGYGRWLPQIGYGAALSEVNYLSGAEMAAPWAAATPYEWIALCFTLMVGTAGLPHVLSRFYTLPNIRVARWSVVWGIFFIGLLYWSAPAFATFAKLLQLRGEMPIDAVAAQQIADVIVIKAAEWGGLSPWLVGMLAVGGIMAAFGTITSMLIGGAGAFSHDIYYRILNPEASERQRMKVAKGATLVLAILVVLAAVNPPGLIAEITAVAFALAGNTLFPVFLLGIWWDRTNKYGAIAGMTLGIVITFASLSLGSVFPILHHLLPPTSSALIGAPLVIMVMIIVSLLTPPPPDAIRRHLVEKVHSP, encoded by the coding sequence ATGGAAAATGAATTCAAGCTTGTCCCCCTGTTGATTCTAACCCTCTTTCTCGTTGTCTCCTTTATCATCGGGGTCGCCAGTCGTACCCGCAAAGGAGAGTACTATCCGGTCTCCGCCCATGCTGTCGGACGCATCGGCATCGGGGCGGCGATTGCCTCCAACTGGATGAGCGCCGCCTCCTTCCTCGGCATCGCCGGAATCTTCTATCTCAAGGGCTATTTTGCTCTCGCTTATGTTATCGGCTGGACCGGCGGTTACGTCCTTCTCCTGGTCCTCCTTGCCGGCCAGATCCGCCGCTTCGGCAAGTACAGTGCCCCGGAATTCGTCGAAGCGCGCTATGATTCCCCGGTCGCCCGTTTTATCTCAGCGGTAATCACCATTATCATTTCGTTGATCTACTGCGTCGCCCAATATAAAGGGATCGGCTTGATCTTCGCCTGGATCTTCGGCATCGATTACACTGGTGCACTCCTCCTTGGCGTCGGTGTTATCTTTGCCTATCTCGCTATCTCCGGCTCCCTCGGCGCCACCCGCAACCAGCAGCTTCATTATGCCGTCCTCCTCCTGACCTTTCTGGTTCCGCTCATGGCTCTCTCCGCCAAGCTCGGCTACGGACGCTGGCTGCCGCAGATCGGCTACGGTGCTGCCCTGAGCGAAGTCAATTATCTCAGCGGCGCAGAGATGGCCGCCCCCTGGGCAGCAGCGACGCCCTACGAGTGGATCGCGCTCTGTTTTACTCTCATGGTCGGGACCGCCGGTCTCCCCCATGTCCTGTCGCGTTTTTACACCCTGCCGAATATCCGCGTCGCCCGCTGGAGTGTGGTCTGGGGGATCTTCTTTATCGGCCTTCTGTACTGGAGTGCCCCGGCCTTTGCCACCTTTGCCAAACTTTTGCAGCTGCGCGGCGAGATGCCGATCGACGCCGTGGCCGCGCAGCAGATTGCCGATGTCATCGTCATCAAAGCGGCCGAGTGGGGCGGGCTTTCGCCCTGGCTGGTCGGCATGCTCGCGGTCGGCGGGATTATGGCCGCCTTCGGCACCATTACCAGCATGCTGATCGGCGGCGCCGGCGCCTTCTCTCACGATATCTATTATCGCATCCTCAATCCTGAAGCGAGCGAGCGGCAGCGGATGAAGGTGGCGAAAGGGGCGACGCTGGTTCTGGCAATCCTGGTTGTTCTCGCTGCGGTGAATCCGCCCGGACTGATTGCCGAAATTACCGCCGTCGCCTTTGCGCTGGCCGGGAATACCCTTTTTCCGGTCTTCCTCCTCGGCATCTGGTGGGATCGCACCAATAAATACGGCGCCATCGCCGGCATGACTCTCGGCATCGTTATTACCTTTGCTTCTCTGTCCCTCGGCAGCGTCTTCCCGATCTTGCACCACTTGCTGCCGCCGACCTCATCGGCGCTGATCGGCGCACCGCTGGTGATTATGGTGATGATTATCGTCTCCTTGCTGACGCCGCCGCCGCCGGATGCGATCCGTCGCCACCTTGTCGAAAAGGTTCACAGCCCCTGA
- a CDS encoding sugar phosphate isomerase/epimerase, with protein MKLLLSTGSLYTLPMSQACEIARDTGFDGVEVIVGMEFQHGNPVTKIRELQKIIPIYSLHAPFFDLDGWGDKPEQLRLTVRLAIETGIPLVNFHPPSWMAMEFGFWRWFNSIKDYQQELGQGQVILTVENMPSTGAFKVNPYLLARTERLIDFMRQHNLYQTFDTTHMGSGKTNFLSDFHQCYDSGRMRNIHFSDYGNDREHLLPGRGVLPLTRFLNHLRETAYNETVTLELAPSEFPKDEEGIRRGMAEVFAYLQKETGRR; from the coding sequence ATGAAACTCCTCCTTTCGACGGGTAGTCTTTATACTCTGCCGATGAGCCAGGCCTGTGAAATTGCCCGCGATACCGGTTTTGACGGGGTAGAGGTCATTGTCGGCATGGAGTTTCAGCACGGCAACCCCGTCACCAAGATCCGCGAACTGCAGAAGATTATCCCGATCTATTCGCTGCATGCCCCCTTTTTCGATCTCGACGGTTGGGGGGACAAGCCGGAACAGTTGCGACTTACCGTCCGCCTCGCCATCGAGACCGGCATCCCGTTGGTTAACTTTCACCCCCCTTCCTGGATGGCGATGGAGTTTGGTTTCTGGCGCTGGTTCAATTCGATCAAGGATTATCAGCAGGAACTCGGGCAGGGGCAAGTGATATTGACGGTCGAGAATATGCCCTCCACCGGGGCCTTCAAGGTGAATCCCTATCTTCTCGCCCGGACCGAGCGGTTGATCGATTTCATGCGGCAGCACAACCTTTATCAGACCTTCGATACTACCCATATGGGCTCGGGGAAGACCAATTTTCTCAGCGATTTCCATCAATGTTACGACAGCGGCCGCATGCGGAATATTCACTTCTCTGACTATGGCAACGATCGCGAACATCTCCTTCCCGGTCGCGGCGTTCTACCCCTGACCCGTTTCTTGAATCATCTGCGCGAGACCGCCTACAACGAAACCGTCACCCTCGAACTCGCCCCTTCCGAATTTCCCAAGGATGAAGAAGGGATTCGCCGCGGCATGGCCGAGGTCTTTGCTTATCTGCAGAAAGAGACGGGACGGCGTTAA